The genomic segment CATGTAAGGGATATATATAGAGCATCAAGGATTATCTCGAATAGGCACAACTTTTCGCACAAAGGTGTAATCTTTGGGTGAAGAGACATGTGGTTTCGGTGAAGGAACGCCTTGTTCTTCTTCCGCACAGCAAGGCACGCGCACCCGCGCGAGAACTGGCGCGGACGCGCGCCCGGTTCTGTCTGCGCACACTGAAAAACAATGTGGCACGCGCGACTGCGCGCTGCTTTCTGTTTGCGTGCATCCGCGCATGAACACGCGCAAGGGCGTTTCAGCTTCTGTTCGGACACCAACAAAATTATTCCTTCAAATAATTTTGGTCCAAAAAGATTAATGTTGGTCAAAGACCACACCACAACTCACTGCGTCGGGCCGGCGCGCGCGTTTAATTCACCGAGACATACCCTAGTAGCGTCTCCCCCCTTCTAAAAGCTTTGGTACCCCTTGGGATCCAAACCCTTAGTCCATACTAGAACTAATAAGGAGGAAACCTTTCTCTAAGCTTCCAATGTGGGACAACCACATTTCCATTCACATTTCCATTTTATTCACATTTTCTCTAACAatactaaaagtattacttattattgtaaCTATAATATGATTGAGCCATATCACCGTAAAATAAAGATCTGTAAAACCGTATCACACGAAACCTACTAACTTAAACAAATTTAGCGATAATTTGACATATCATGTCGGCCATTTTTTATCCACTACTTTTGAAAAGTTAGGGAAGCTTAATTGCTAATATCTATCATATGTACGTATATGTGTGTGTTGATCAGTTGCTATCGGTACCACATGCCAGAGTGGAAGTAGAGCACTTCGATTTTATGCCCTGCAAATTATGCATTTCAACTCGACTTGGTTGTTGGGGTTAGTGGTGCAAGACAGCTATTGGTCATAGGCTTCtcttttatgaattttattttagttactTTTTCCACATTTTTGTTTGGGATGATTATATATTTGATCTCGTATATTTTTGCATCAATTTACGAGATTTGTCCActaatttacattttttttagtCATTTTCATTCGAGTGTTgacatatcatatcaaaatgaAGACATATTATCGGAAATTGACGAAGGTTGTGACAAGCTCTATTATTCATCTATATATAATTATCAACATTACCCATTATATatgtacacatatatataaatagtcAATTATTCATCAAAGttgtcatatttttattttttatgcattCAAGGCTGCGTTTTAATATTGtaacttttgttttttttcgtTTTTTGGTTTTTAGTCATATCTAGCTGGAGTACTATCTGACTTTTAACACAATCAATTTTGGACGTCACATATGTATAATTTCCATTGTCATatcaataatccaacaaaataTGACTAAAAGCCAACAAAGACACGATTTTGATAAGAGAAAATACTAAAAACAAAAACATGACTATTTTTTCAATTAATAGTGATGTCTTTTTTCCATAATTACAAGTCGGTGTAAGTATATAAACATGCAGATAAGAGATTGAATAATCAATCAACCTAACTTTGCAGCAACCAGAAACAGAGAACCAGAAAATTCAGAAATGGAAACAACTTTGTGTTGGATCATAGTTCTGATATTAACTTCCCTTTTAGTATCAAGACAATTTCTTCTCAAAAAACGAAGACAAAATGGACCTCCAAGCCCATTTTCACTTCCACTGATAGGCCATCTTCACCTCGTAAAAGAGCCAATGAATCGAACCCTGCAAGCTCTCTCCGCCAAGTATGGCGACATTTTGCAGCTTCAGCTTGGCGTGCGTAAAGTCCTGGTGCTCACCTCTCCCTCCGCCGTCGAAGAATGTTTCACCAAGAATGACATAATTTTCGCCAACCGCCCTTCGACCCTTTCCACTAAACATTTCAGTTACAACAACACGACGATCAGTATCGCCCCTTACGGAGAACATTGGCGCAATCTCCGACGTATCGCGGCACTTGAAATCTTCTCCCCCGCTAGAATCGCCATGTTTGCGAATACACGGAGAAGGGAACTTGATCTGCTACTGGGAGAGTTTCTGCGTGATTCACAGCTTGGCGGAGGGTCGACAACAGTGGATTTGAAGTCGAAGTTTATCGAGCTTTCTTTTAACGTGCTTTCCATGACCATAGCTGGGAAGAGATACTACGGGGAGAATGTGGCGGATGCTGAAGAGGCGAGGAGGGTGAGGTTTATAATGAGGGAGATGCTTGAGCACAGCGGGAACACGAATTTGGGCGATCTTCTGCCATTTTTGCAGTGGGTAGATTTCCAGGGTTTGGAGAAGAGGTTCTCGAATTTGATGGGGAAACTCGACAGGTTCTTGCAGGATCTAGTGAATGAACAGCGTGAAATCGTGTTGAAGGAAAAGGAGTCTGCTGGAAGCCATGAAAGGTTGGAGAAGACCATGATTGGTCACTTGTTGTCACTGCAAGAACATGAGCCGGAGTATTATACGGACGAGCTCATTAAAGGGATTATACTTGTAAGTATATTTCTACTCTTTAATCTCAATGTCAATCGactctaaataacaaatatcCCGTATCCAATCGACGTACTTATTCAGTTTTAGTTCTCACATAAGTTGGATAGAGTTCCTGTGAGTAGAACATATGAACTTAGACTATCCTTCCCTTTGAACtagtttttggggttgagttaagcactaattttcaatcttaacacgGTATCAGAGCTCAGGTTCCACCGTTATGTATTGGATTATCTATAGTTGGGTCACCCATTCAGCCCACAGTTGGGTTATTTGTAAACTTTACGatccagatgttcattcatagggtgttaggAGGTTAGTTGTCCTATATTGGTTGGATAAAATATatgggagttgtatatatagaCTGAAACAATCATCTTCTCTTGTGCTAACTTTTGGAGTTGTTAGTTGTCCTATATCAGTTGGATAGAGTTCTTGTGAGTTGCACGTATAGACTTGGATAATCTttccccttgagctagcttttgaggttGAATTAGGTCCAAATCCCCATTTTAACATGATATCAGATCTCATGTTACACTATTATGTGTTGAACTGCCTATAGTTTGACCACTCGTTCTGCCCATAATAGGGTTATTCGTAAACTTCATGCTTAAGATGCCCATTCATTGGGCGTGAAGTGTGTGTTAGTTATCTCACATCTTGCATATATAGGGTTGGACAATCCTCTCACTTGAGCTAACTTTTGGTATTGAGTTAAATTCAAGTCTCAATCTTAAcgtttagtatttttttttattttttttgtatattACTCAATATATATTGTGGATAGGTGTTATTGGTGGCGGGAACGGACACAATGTCCATAAGCATGGAATGGGCAATGGCACTCCTACTTAACCATCCCGAATCGATCAAGAAAATCAGATCTGAAATCGAAGCCAATGTCCCAAAGGATCGACTATTAGATGAGCAAGACCTACCGAAATTAACCTACCTACAAAATGTAATAACCGAGACGTTGCGCCTATATCCACCAGTGCCATTTCTAATACCTCACGAAGCCTCAGAAGATTGTATAGTTGGTGGCTATGACATATCAAGGGGCACAATGCTGCTAGTGAACTTATGGGCCATTCACAGGGATCCAAGATTGTGGAAGGATCCCACAAAGTTTAAGCCCGAAAGACACGAAACAAGGAAGGAAGACGGGTTCATGCTGCCGTTTGGAGCTGGACGTCGTAAATGCCCTGGTGGAGGTATTGCCACCAGGTTTCTCGGGTTGACGCTCGGCGCGATGATTCAGTCTTTCGAATGGGAGAGGGTCGATGAGGAATTGGTGGACATGACGGAAGGCACCGGATTTAGCATACCGAAAGTGAAGGCCTTGGAAGCTGTATGCAAACCAAGGGAGGCCACTATGGAGTATTGTTTAATTTAGTCCTTCGCAAATATATTACTAGTTACAGTTAATGGATGTGTATCTATCTCTGATCCACATTTCTTGCATCCAGAATATTCCGTCGGCATTAATACATAATTCATGGATCTTTCCATCCTTCGCTTACTCTTTAAGTTTGTTcaaatcaatttattttaatttataactATATTAATAATaccaaataatattattattaattatacaAATTACacttaattatattaatatttattattattgttattgttattgttattattaatcaaaatataaaacttGTATGCAGAGCCGTACTTGTGTTGAATGAGACCTGAAACGAAAATTGAAAAATGAGCCCTCTTGTTGcattaataaatatgaaattcaatttacaatatatatatatatatatatattaataaatacatAAGTATATCAAAACCAATATATTACATTAATAACaactcaaaaaatatttaaaataactaaCGACTACTCGTCTAGTTTTTTAGAGgcgaaaatatttatcaaatctgTGTAATCCATTTGTCAGACCATTTCTTTCTCAAGCAACAACATAGTTAGCTCAATTAGTCTATCTTACGACATTGTTAATCGAAGATAATTTTGTAGAAACTATACTTTTAGTCTCTATGATTGTAGAAACTACAAAATTAAAGAATTCTTTGAGCCGAATTAACAAACCACAAAATGAAAAGACAAAGAAATCTCAAAAACAATGAATTTCATCTTTCAACGGTCCACACATTCAAGCTATATTCACAACTTATTTTATTTCCTTAGACTATCAACTTATTAATTACACAAGTCGCgcattaaatttatataaaaatcataatgcAATTATAACtcattaaagaatttaaataatgCAATGTGTACTTtagttatatatttaattaatatgatCTCTAAGCACATCACAGTACCTATATCGCaagtaaattttattttcagtaAGTATCACTTGATAGATTAATctactaatataaatattaatgtgTATTTATAAAGAAGATTTGAAATGGAAATAAAGCATAATTCATGAAGAAAATTACTTACCTTCAAGCTTAATAGAAGTAAGGGGACCGTAAACTTTATTTGTTGAATGAGAAAAATCAGGGTTGAGATATGAAGTGAGTTAAagaacaaataatatatatcatatttatatgtatataaatttGGGCCTCTTATTGGATCAGACCCTGAGACAACCGCTTGGTTAGTGCTTGTatgtgttaaaaaataataagtgTATCAAttttagattattgttatatcaTTTTGGTAATTTCcataacaaaaaatttaataatatcaaacacATTAACAACCAAATACTTTGAcaacttatttttaaaataagacaATGTAacttataaattcataaaacatcTTATAAGACATAAGAACTTGTTGtttcaaataaatttaatcAAACATCTTTTAGTCGATgatgtattttttattttacaacaaatgattattcaatcaactaaaatattctCAAATATCTTAAAGGAGTGACAAAAAAAGTCAATTATTCATTTAATTCAGAGTAGATTTCTTATGTGACGttctcatgaatttttatctgtgacaCAGGTCAATTCTATcgattcttaacataaaaattaatattctcagcataaaaagtaatatttttttatggatgacccaaataagagatccgtctcacaaaatacgatctgtaagaccgtctcacacaagttgtTGTCTTTAATTCATGCTGCTAATTATGTAAACGtgtttcttttaaaaacaaaaaatatgtaGATGTTCATGCGTAAATTTGTCTTATTTTCAAAAGGTATTAGATCGTGTTGTTGGCAGAAGTGAGTTTTCTAgtaaattaatataattttggAGAATTATCATAAATAGTCACACATCAATCATCATTCTATTATACGTTATAGAAAagttaatattatattatctaCACTATAATTTATGTcttaaatttattgaaaaatgaaGTACAAATGAGAAGAAATATGTTTAAATATCAATTTTCATAATATTGAAAAATGAAGTACAAATGAGAAGAAATATGTTTAAATATCAATTTTCATAATATAATATGATATAATATAGTATAGGTTAATAAactttagttttaaaataaaattatttaatattttaattgaaaCTGAGATCAGGATTTTTAGCTTATTTGTGACATTTGCGTACATTAATCTCCAGCAACTCTGAGACCTAATCTTACCAAAACCGCCTGAAAGCCACCTCCGCCACCACCATGGCAGAAGCCGAACCTCAGCTTGACGCCACCAGTACTACCGCCGCCCCGAAACACACTAATGTTTCTTTCAGCATTTGGCCACCGACTGAACGAACTCGCGACGCCGTGAGAAACCGCCTTGTCGAAACCCTATCTTCCACCTCCATTCTGTCCAAGCGCTACGGCACCCTTTCACGCGAGGAGGCCGTTGATGTGGCGAAGCGTATCGAGGAGGAGGCCTTCGAATCGATCGGTGCCACGGCTGCTACCGATGATGACGGGATCGAGATTCTCCAGGTATATTCCAAGGAAATCAGCAAGAGAATGCTGGAGACTGTGAAGGCCAGATCTGGTGAATCGGGGGCTCCGGCAGCGCAGCCGGCGAATGAGCCGACGCTCAAGGATGAGGAGGAGGATGCGGGATCCACCGCTCCGCCTCATAGTGAGAAAATCGAGTCGGTTGCTGACGATGAATAAGTAAACTCTCCTCCATGAAAAAAATTAGCTTAtccttttctttttaattatGGTGGACTTCTTTTTGTAATCggtttgtgatgtttttctatgCCGATGTCTATCTTCCTCTATTGTTATCTGGATCCTTTTTTGATAATATAATAGAAACACCATATTTCTTGAATTTGGCCTCAGGATGTGTATATTTTTTGTGCATATTTTTGTGGATTTCTGTCTCTTTTAGGACTGCTCCACAAGTAGTAGATTTTTCCCATTATTGATTTCAATCAAAGtgtttttttgttgttggggAAGTAAGAGTCATGGGCGAGTGGTTCTTGCTGTAATTATGCTTTAATTTAGCTAATGGTGTTGGTAGATTCACGCCAGTCTAGCCTTTTCTTGATTTCCTTTCAAGAGTGTAGGATTGAGCTCACATTTGAGGTTAGTAGTCAGTTTCATAGTTATTGAATGCGCACAATCCAATAAAAACTAGGGCCAGGAATCTGGTTAAGATTCACACTTGAAGTTAGGTGCATAGTTAAGAATTGAGATCAATGAGATGTAGTCAGAGAATTGTGTCCACTAGCATCTAGTATATTACATATAAGCTGTTGAATAatgatgaaataaattttttttagtataCATAGATATGAATGACTATACATTGGATATCACGAAAAAATGCAATCTTCTCATTTGAGGCAAACTTAAAATGTGCCTTGAGCCTTTAACTGCGTCAAGACACATGTTTTACGCCCCAGAGGTGTGCCTCATTAAAGGATTGTCCCTGGGCATGTTTGTGGGCTTTTAATAACTAGGATAAGTTAGCGGCAAGCTTGATCTGCCTAAAGAACATGTCGATGAGGTGCATTTCAAATTAATATACCAAACTCACGGTAAGAtcgttatttttgttgttgttatcatcatcatcgttattattatttaatttatttgtaaTTTCAAGGTGAAGTAGTGGGTACACAAGCGTGCTTGGAAATAAGAAGCAAGCATGTTAAAGAAATGGTTTGTGCAACGTTATCAGAAGATTAGGGATTGAAGTTTAAGGTAGTGTCAGTGTTGATTGTTAGAGGTGCAAGTGAAAAACCAAGTGCAAATAAACCTAATTAGTCTAGTTAAGTTACTTTCCTAGTTAGTCTTGAATGATGTTTTAACAGTTTTATTGAAAACTTCGGACAGGCTTTCCAGGAAACAGAAGGGTGGATTGCTTATTGCTGTTATCTGTTTTAGAACCCAAGTAGAGACTAGAGAGGTTAGGTTAACGCATCCTTTGACCCCACATTCTTTTGATTAACCCGTACAGGAAGAAAAAGTCGTTACTAGAACACTTTAGTGAAAACAAGGATTAAGGAGCATCAGAAATCTGTAGTAGCAACATTTTTCCTTATTTATAACTAGgataaaatgttaaatttttagaaTATGTAAGCTTatttagaatatatatatatacacacacacacacacacacacactggCTAGTGTTACACACCGTGTGCGCTATTGTATTATGCAATATATAAATGTCATGTAATTTTATACGAGATAAGTACATAATTAATCTGAAGTGCCCAAGTTCAATAAATCTTTGTAATTTTTAATGATTACGTAGAGTGAAAATGCTGGGAATGGTAGGAAGTTAGGTCAAATGAGAGCAAGAGTGcagatgaatcaatctagtctaacatgaaatttttttaaggtTAAAGTTAAATATGTTTGAGCTGATAAAAATTGCGAGTTTGAATCAAAATGTTTGAATGTATTTGCAAGTATTTCGAGTTATTAatcgaaaataaatatttaatgttttgaaatttatttatttaatatttaattttatcatgttaataaaaatattaaaatttgtgaGCAGTTCatgataatttaaataaaataatttgagcTTGAATCTGAATCAATTAAAAAATTTTTGAACATGTTCGAGTCCGGTCTGAATTTCATaattgaatataaatcaaatatttagtGGGTAAACTCGAATTGATTCATTTTATACTTGATTGATTGAGGTGTACTCTGTCATTCTTCAATCTGAAAAGGTTATTTTTCTCGAAAGTTATTAGATTTTAATTAGTTTTCTTGATTTTAAAAGTACAAGTTGAGTCCAGGGAGGCTATGTATTTCTCTTGGTGGGGTAAACCAGTCAATTCGTACGATTCAGGCCCCATCacaaaccaccacaattatcaGATCAGTGTCCTCTTTCACTTATCCCCCAACAAAACCCTCAAATCCCTAGACATTGGATCCGATCCGACAAATGAAACGTCCGCTCGCCGCCGGAGACACCGATTCCTCCGCCTCCGTGGATGAAGACACGAAGAAGAAAATCAGGCCAGAAGGGAAAGAGGAGGAAGAAGGAGGGATGCCGCTAGCAGCAGAAGCCGCGCTGCTAGATGACAACCTGTTGTACGAGGTGCTTAGGCACGTGGACGACGGGCGCAACTTAGCTAAGGCTTCTTGCGTCAACCGGCAATGGAAGAGGACGGCTCAGGACGAGCGGATCTGGGAGTTGATCTGCACCAGACACTACCATCGCAGCCCGATTCAGCTGCGAGCTGTCGTTTTAGCCCTCGGTGGATTCCGGCAACTATACTCTAGCCATCTCTGGCCTCTGCTGAAGCCATCTTCTTCAACGTCGCCGGTCACTTCTTCGTGGCCTTGCATTCCACTCGCTCCGGAACCACAGTCGCAGACTACAGCTACGCCTAAGGCTAGATGGGGAAAGGATGAGGTGAATCTTTCCCTTTCATTGCTCTCAATTAAGTACTTTGAGAAAATGAGCTTCAACAATCGAAACAAATGATCGATCATGTACTTTGGATTATAATTATGGGGTAATAGTTGCCCTTTGTAGTGTGTTTAAGTATCTATATTATATGGAATTGTGAATCTGTGGTTACTGATAATTAATCCATCGTCCCTTTTTCGCCATCTTGAATTTGAAAAGAGCAGCAATCTTGGATCTTGATGCACAAACAGAGCCCTTTTTCTTCATCTTGAATTTGAAAGAGCAGCAATCTTGGATCTTGTTTGCACAAGATAGCCGCTGCGAATTGCTTGCTGTATAGTAATTGCTGCTGTGGAGTTTCATCACATGCAGATATTATCAATAATTCATTCGCCTCTGTGTCTCTCTAGAAATGGAAAACAAAAAGATGATAATTGAGTTTATCAACAGGTCAAGCTAGAATCTATAAACACTTACAGTGTGTTTGgattttttatattttggaTTTGGATTTAGAAGTAGATTTGGATTTGAAAATCCATATTTTTGGAATtctattttgaaatttaaaaattatatttagaaTTAATTTCTTGTTTGAAGAAAACAATATTTGAATTTGGAAATTTAAACTTTTACtaaaataactttaattatcttttacataaatcaatatttaaaatatattattcatattataaaaaaaattcgaaaaattaaaattaattttatcatatatttctctcaattatatatttgtgttatataaactaaataatttattatataactaATTAACTACTGTTAATGAACACAAAAatgaattattaaaataaataatcaaactTAAGATctaaatattcaaattttattatctacgaaataaattatttcaaattaaaCTATCAACCATATCTTAATtttataaatagaaaaataaattattgttgaTAAAGAATTGTTCAATATTCAGCTTATAACAATATATCTTAAGAATcaaatatgcaaaataaaaataaataaatttgtcatTTAATTTAAGCATGACAACATCTATCTACAGATGATAAAaagataataattaaaaaaatttgttgagaagatttgtttatagacaaTAAAATCCAGTCAAATATGTTAAAATCTCTTAAAATCCAATTCCATTTTTTAAGTTCTAACTAACCAAACGATTAAAACAAAGATTAAAACAAAGATTTTCAAATCCAAATCCATGTTTGAAAGTCGGTTGGTTGTGGTGGGGAAGCTCACGAGTGTACTTCTATAGCTGAATTTAGTAGTAATAATGTAAAAATTACTGACCAATGGTGATTGAAACCCTCATTATTCGGAGATTTTTTCCCCGACGAGAGTGAATATTGGTCAAGTTTTTTCATACAAGCTGGCAATGTTAAACTAACCTTATTTGTTTACTCAACCTTCGAGGGCTCGGACTAACTTGATCAGTGAGTATACCTTAACCAGATATCTCAGTCCTTATTTCAACACCAGTAATTTGGTACGTTTAGTACGTGTTTTTAGTTCATACAAACTTTTATTGTCACCTTATTAATTTAAGGAAATAATGGGTGATACTCACTaaaaatttagggtccgattccAATAAGTGACATTAGTCTAGATgtatttgatttgaattattaaaattatcgAGGGATGCATTTCAAATGACATATTTTGGATGTATTTGAAATCTACTTGTTGAAATTGCATAACTTGATATGAAGTTTACTTCAATTTTGTCATTCATACAAGTCAAGAAACTTGCTTGGAGttccaaaaataatttctatGAATGTCTTCCATCAGTGTGCATACTAGAGTGTTCATAAATCGAACCAAAATGTAAAACCAAACCAAATCGTACATTCTGGGATCTTTTTTGACTCAATcattgtagtgcccaaatttaatacacgtataacccatgcattcatttaattattaaatcatttaaattaattttaaatgagtttcggcgatgcatgatttatttaaatgcattattttaaattaattatgtttatgcgatgcacgttaaaacgtttttcgagtttcatgtttcaggcgattattcgaagcgggattgaggaaaagacccggtgacgatttttggcaatttaaaatgtggtattttattttaagttgaggatggagaaatttattaagttatcaagttttaatattttaaaacattattgtgtatttagatattcaagagtttgaaacttttaaaattggtgtgtaattattttaattgtagagtttgattaaattagtgtgtgttaacttttattagtattttaaatagtctatttagctagagtttctcctaattaaaacacacacacatgttacacacactcacacacacttacacgtttttacacacactaaacacacacactcaccttacgtttcagatttttttatttttaagagaGAAAATTCTAGGGTTTTTCTCcccatagcagccgccccctcctctgAACTTTTCCAGCAagctttgtgaattttcttcaaagaatttTAACGTcacaatcgtcccggatcaagcctcgctccatctccgcttcggtgtcgtcgtacggtacttttaaatatcaaaaaggcacgtataatctgttcttgctgtgtcgatcaagtcatatattgtattgcattgtttttatgcgtaaaagttatgtatgatgatagtagtttaagcggatcatgaatcggatcaattgcgaaggaaaatttttagatctaaaactcgtttttactgttcatgtcaaaactgcgattattccgttcatattttgggaaaactttcaacggcaaaaacgtagaaattttcgataccttcgatttgatatatgattcgaaatttttggacgaaaaatgagtgagttatgatattttccgtgcaactgcgcaaactgaaatttaagaaaattatgttattgatacgtttcttgaagttttaagttgcaggtttcgttggaaatcgacgggcgattgttgctgcgtacgggtatgttagtaatgatgttaagagtgtttttgaggttacatttcatgtcgataggcactcgagctaATTGGAAGTCGTAGGAGacagtttgatgtcaattgccatattttgggtcgtgggtgtcgtagagcgaacactgttgttttgaaacgtttgtacaatttgggtttatgttatggtatgctaggatgagtctcgaggtgttggtGCTTGGTCCgtataatcgagtctagaaggataagcattgggtgttcagaattttcgtaagttcgcgatcacagtgggtacacggacccgtacacggaccctgacacggggtccgtgcctttgttttctcctcgacgtctttttccagtatctacacggacccctacacggatgagggcacggggtccgtgcctttgggtttcacttattgtctttttccagtgcctacacggaccctcacccggaccctgacacggggtccgtgcctttgcttcctttcggtgtctacttccagtacctacacggacccctacacggatgtaggtacggggtccgtgtccttctattttttgggaaaaataatatagtttgttttgaggttgatgtcatgatttaggGCAAGGATTAtcgaggtcgtgtcatgggaaattttagaacgtcctaagtaatgatcgaactcgagagtaagtatgatttctacgttaagttatgtgagttgagcatacaagtttatgttagtatgttgcagcaacggccccgatcgaagcccaacgaatccctcaacgccaagtaagtatgtatgacgtgcaataaaatatgttaagtttttgaggtatgctaaatgtcttgtgaccaag from the Primulina eburnea isolate SZY01 chromosome 3, ASM2296580v1, whole genome shotgun sequence genome contains:
- the LOC140827650 gene encoding cytochrome P450 81Q32-like — its product is METTLCWIIVLILTSLLVSRQFLLKKRRQNGPPSPFSLPLIGHLHLVKEPMNRTLQALSAKYGDILQLQLGVRKVLVLTSPSAVEECFTKNDIIFANRPSTLSTKHFSYNNTTISIAPYGEHWRNLRRIAALEIFSPARIAMFANTRRRELDLLLGEFLRDSQLGGGSTTVDLKSKFIELSFNVLSMTIAGKRYYGENVADAEEARRVRFIMREMLEHSGNTNLGDLLPFLQWVDFQGLEKRFSNLMGKLDRFLQDLVNEQREIVLKEKESAGSHERLEKTMIGHLLSLQEHEPEYYTDELIKGIILVLLVAGTDTMSISMEWAMALLLNHPESIKKIRSEIEANVPKDRLLDEQDLPKLTYLQNVITETLRLYPPVPFLIPHEASEDCIVGGYDISRGTMLLVNLWAIHRDPRLWKDPTKFKPERHETRKEDGFMLPFGAGRRKCPGGGIATRFLGLTLGAMIQSFEWERVDEELVDMTEGTGFSIPKVKALEAVCKPREATMEYCLI
- the LOC140827651 gene encoding F-box protein GID2-like → MKRPLAAGDTDSSASVDEDTKKKIRPEGKEEEEGGMPLAAEAALLDDNLLYEVLRHVDDGRNLAKASCVNRQWKRTAQDERIWELICTRHYHRSPIQLRAVVLALGGFRQLYSSHLWPLLKPSSSTSPVTSSWPCIPLAPEPQSQTTATPKARWGKDEVNLSLSLLSIKYFEKMSFNNRNK
- the LOC140827652 gene encoding MFP1 attachment factor 1-like, with translation MAEAEPQLDATSTTAAPKHTNVSFSIWPPTERTRDAVRNRLVETLSSTSILSKRYGTLSREEAVDVAKRIEEEAFESIGATAATDDDGIEILQVYSKEISKRMLETVKARSGESGAPAAQPANEPTLKDEEEDAGSTAPPHSEKIESVADDE